The nucleotide window GAGGGCAGACAGCCCAGTAATTTAAATTTGCAGTCACCACACAGATCACAAGCTGGTTAACATCACACTGCTACTAAATCAGAAGTTAGAGAACAGTGCAATCTCTAACTTTTCATGAGAAGGGTACAAGGGACACCAGCTTCTTCCCAGGAGTTTGGGATTCATCCAGGAGCATCAAGCAGGAGAAGGAGTCCAGGCAGTGCACTGAGCAGCATATGTTGCCTTATTTAATGCTGCCAGCATCCATCATTGTAGACCATCCCCCTACTTGTGAGGCACACTTTTAGGTACACTACTGCCTTACCTCCAAGTCAGGCATTTAAGAACCTACTACAGCATCTAGCCACAATTATTGCTACTTTCTTAGCTCCTGCATTGGAAGCTTGAAGTCCTGGAAGGTAAGTTCCCTCCCGCCTACCCCAACACTACATTTGCACCCACATGGACACTAGATCATCTGAAAAGTGCAAAgtttctggaaaaaacactgcatttaCTCTACTCTGAAGAAAACACTTGGATCATCCTATCATAAGCCACCTTCTTTACTGCAATTGTCATGGATGCTGTGTGAAATACCTTGAAACTTGGCTGTCAGTTGCTTCTCTAAGTCTGTATACGGTccattttttacatttgtgaAAAATCACTTAAGTAAGCGAATGAGAGCATCATTGAATTTCTGCTCAGACAGAAAGACATTTAATGCTTATTTTCCATGGGACGGGATGAATGCAATTTTTACTTGGCTAGATTAAGTATTACAAACTTGGTGGTTCTTCTAATTGCATGACAACACAAGCATTATAAAGTCTTCTCTGCACTATACTGTTCTCAGTGAGTATCTTAAGACACAACTCTTGCATGCTCTGCTTTAGCTCTtgccaaataaaattattacattaaaaatctGCTCTGAGGTGAACATTGCTGTATCAGAAGGAACAGGGTGGCTCCACCTTTTGTGGAAGGAAAGAGGATATACACTTACCCACAGGTGTTCAGTGCAGATGAAAAGGTCTGTAGAAATaaatgctgctttccttctccttatCTGCTATTTGAAACAGTCTGCATTTCTTGTGAGTGGCAACTATCCATTCTTCATATTTCTGTGTTCCAAAATCATTCTTATTGATTTGAGAGACAGTATCTAGTaaagaaggaggaaacaaaCATTTGTTCATCTTGACTAACAAACTGGAAAGCTACCTAGAAGAATACATATCTTCCATGAATGTTAGGTCCAAAAAGTCTATTGCAAAAGTACACTGTGTGATACAATCACAGAACCAccaaggttggaaaggacctgtgGAGGTCTTTAATCCAAATCTTTCATCAAAGCAAGGTCACCTAGAGCTAGTTACTCGGGATCATGTCCAAATGGATTTTGAGAATTTTCCAGAAAGGAGACTCCATAGCTCTTCCGGAgcacctgttccagtgttttaccaTCCTGTGTACGATTGGTATGCAGACAGGTTGTGGAgctcagcaaagagaaaatttgcCCCAATGGGCACCACCTTACTCTGGGGCAACAATGAATGCATCTGTAAACATCTTTCAAGACAGTAGGAAGCAAAGCTCCAGCTTACTTTTGTGCTTTTAACTTCACCTGAACAAGGAGATTTGCTTAGCTGCCTTATTACAGTGCTTTGCATCtcctgggaaaataaaaaggaatggtGCTTAGGTGTTTCTGCGTTGTTTCTGAATCTCTGCAGATCCTGTTCTCTCTGGCAGTGGATATGGCCTGTACAAGCAAGGTAGGAGCAGAGGGTGCAGATGTATTCAGTTGTTTCCTCGGCAGTCTTGACATTACCCACTCCAACAGAAGCAGTTAAATCTACAATCTGAGCACACACGTGGGTAGCAATGGTTGTTCCTTtgtaacaaacaaaacccaggagAAGCTGTTACCAACCACTAAATTGTCACCATCTtcaaaaacaaggaaacaaggCAGGCAGCTGAAGTAAACATGAGTTTAAGGACTAAATCTTAAGAGCCAAACCTTGTCCCAAATTGTGCCCTCTCCAGGGCACTCAAGCTTAAGAGTATtcaaattgaaaattaattatctGCCCACTCAAATCCATAACTGGCTGTATTTGTGACTGCTCATcatacacagaaacagaaaattcaccCCTAGAACGGTCCTCTGCATTCATTCAGAGGAGTTGTCTTCCCAGCTGGACCAAAACCTGTCAGTGGAGGTACTGGACTAATGTTATTGTTGCAGAAGACAGCAACAGGGAGGTGACAAGGAGGTTACTAAGTTCTGGGGCACATGCTTTCTTCCCAGCCCAGCAATCCTGTTTGCTTTCAAGTATTCCAGTCCCTCCCATGCTTGATCAGTCCTTCTTGGCAGCTAGAGAGAAGATGTGACATGGGAAAACAGTTGGAGGTGTCCatgaagaggggaaaagtgTTTCAGATGCTACTAGTGCCTTACGTGAGGCAGCTGGTTTGCCGAGGAGTCAAATTTTTGTTCCAGGTATCTGGCCATTAACGCACTGTAAAGGTGGTTGCCTGCAGTATGGTGGCATTCATCAAATGCTATCAGAGAGAAGAtggggaaggatggaaggatCTGCCTTGATGCTATTCACAAGTATCTGGGGCGTCAGCACAATGATGTCACTGTCCCGTATAACTTTCTCTACAGAGACATTTGCAACTGTATCACCACTAACTCTTTGAACAGAATCTCTAGGAAGAAGAGGCAAGATAGGGTATGAAAATGGATGTGttgcagagcaaaaaaaaaaaaccccagaagatGGACTTTTCAGTAAGCCTGAAGGGTAGTGACTAAGTTGAAAATGTCAAATTGTTGGGGCTGGCAGTTTGACCcacaaaaactgagaaaaaactGCTGATGGTAACCAGCTGGATTTTCAGTTCCtattaagtaaaatatattCGATTTGAGGGGTGGTGATTTTGTACATTTAAGCTGCATCTGTCAGTCCATATTAGTAGTATTTGAGTTCCTGCCCTTTGTCCCTTTTCTTTATGCACAGGACAGTTTTCTGTCCAGCAGATTAATTTTCCCATAACAACAAGGATTCATATATGGATGTTCAGTAAGCCGTTCCTTCAAAATCAGAAGGTATAGGTTGTGGATACTCTCATAAGAAATTTTAATTCCCATTTAAGAAATTGTGCATCATTTTCTGAATAGAGGTTAAAAAACCAAAGAAGTTTGctctttccattttgaaaagaGAGACACTGCCATTTGAGAAGAGCAAGAGGAaccccactgctgctgcctggaacTGCTTTGTCTTTGGAAGTAGGGCTGAAAGGACTCTCAGGAGAGAACACATCACTCTTTTCCAGCAGCAAACACAGGTTACTTTGTCTGTTTCCATAGATGCTGCATAACCGGGGCCTAAAGTCTCCAAAAGCAGACTTCAGATTCTCAAAAAAAAGGTTTTACCACAAGGCACCATCCTTATATTAACACTAAATACTCTTATCAAGAGTAAACCCAGCTGACCCAGAtggcattttaatttctgtggagGAAGCTAATAGGTAGAATTCCACTTAGCCACGTCTTTCAAAATGTTGCTTAAATACAGTTCTCTGTTGTTCATATGCTGGTGGTTTAGTTGCAGGAAAGACAACTTTTGCCTTTTATCCTGTGGGCATGTTTTGGAAATGATGTTCACAAATCTTAAGTGCCATGGAAGTTTTTCCAGATCCTTTAATCAAAGATCTTGAAGGGTGAAGCACTGGTTTGAAAGGGTGCACTTGCAAGGAGGAGCCAATCTCATCTGATGCCCCATAACAACGGGGAGCTCAAAACAGGAGCTGTAACACTTCCAGACTCTCTGGGGACAAATTTGAACACATGCATGCTGCTTACTCGGGTGGATaatcattcctttctctcttgcGGTCTCAGTCTGCAAAGATCACATGATAGTCACTGGTAAGGAAAAtctgcagttttatttgaaTTCTTTGAAATCAATGAGCTATTTCTGCTCTTAAAGCATGCTTCCACATCAAATCAGACTATCGTACAGGCACTGAGTACTTTCAGCTTCCATTCTTCGCCATGCAGCCTCGCTCCTCtcacatttcttctccttcagcatTCATGATCACTGTGCAGGACACCCAGAGCTCTATTGTGTCCCTGCCTTTGCTGCCCTACCTGCCCCTCCAGGGCCCAGCGGAAAATCAGGCTAGcaacatggaaaaaacagaTCGACCTCTCTTTTGCTGCTCTACTTCCATCTTCTTAATTCAGTCCTGAATTACTGCAAGAGTTTCCTGTGGCGTTTTGATGGCGTAGGCATCGTAGTACAGGAGACGGGAAGATCTTGGGATATATCATCCCATTTTTGCTTCAACTTACAggccaaatatttaaaagacctGAAGAGATCAGTGAGTGATTTTAACTCAAAAATCCACAGTGGAGAgtgaaaaagcagagatcagAACATGAAAATCTGAACACAAGCATTGAAGCGCCGAGAGACACATCAGTCTTGCTCAGTCTCTGTGCTGCCCTTGGTCATTAACTTCAGGTTAGAAGTAGATCTATTCCTGCAAGGAAGactgcttttaaataaacagctggaaaaaattgACTCAGCCTTTAGCCTTCCCTATCCTTCATAGCCCTTTCCaacaagaacattttcctaagaaatgtattttcttaccTATGGGGGCACATATCAATGTGTTTTTCCCTTTGATAGCAGGCTGTGCAAGTTCAGACTGGTAGCTCCATGCCTTCTTGGGTTCATAAACAGGTGAAGACTGATGGATCCCTTCTGGGAGAGAACTGTGTTTTTGTTAAGAGTGTTGCAacagaaatgcataaaatatattGTGTCCCATACAGTTGCTATCTAAAATGATAGAGGTAGAGTGCTTGCGGTCCATACAGAAACTCTGACAGACAAGACTTTTAACAGAACGTGCACACCAGACAAGAATTTTCTTTAGGTTTCATGGCATGCTTTTGTTACCACTCAACCGTACTTCCTAGGCACCCATTCCATTATAATATGGCACCTCCCAGAGCCCCTGAGGTCTCTTCGTGGGAGCCTGCGCTCTGCCAAGTCATACGACTAAGTACTGTCAAAGCCACCCTGTCCTGCTTCCCTGCCCTCAACCCTTTCACACACCACCCTATCTACCAAGCTGGAGGGGTGAAGAATGAGGCATGTAAGTGTTGTGTACATTTCTctaaacagaagaaagtaaaatccCTTCCCGAGGGACCGTGGTGGGTCATCCTCCTCACTCAGCAGCCTTATAGATGGGCATCAATCCATTCTGCAAGTGAGGCAGACAGTACTTCTGTGCAGCAGCACTAGGTAAATACTGGGATTTTACCATTAAGCATACCTGTAGGTTCTCATCACACTCCCTTTCTACGAGGCATGTGTTTATGTAGGGCACAAGTGCTATCAGATCAACTTCTAGCATTGTTGCTTCTATCCACTTCAACAGCTGTCTGTGCAActccagttctcccagttcgCTGAAGTCCCAGTTTTCAATTGCTTCCACCAGTCACGTGtaatcttttagaaaaaaaaaccagacaaattGTTACTGTGAATTCAATCTCTAGGTAggaacaagctgaaaaaaagcaaaccctcAGCTACAttggagaaattaaaattattttggcctgtaactgacaaaaaaatagatttttttatagaTTGATTGTTTTACTTTACAGCATTTGTATGTATAGTATGAACAACCCTGTGCTAACAGAGCAGTAACACTTGCAAAGAGAAAGAGCTACACAGTGTCAGAGCTTACATCACCCAAGCAACAATAACACCGCCTTTCTTTTGAGCCATACAGACCTTGGATCCCTGAAGTCCAGATACTCTTCCACAGGATTTCCCGTAGCACTGGACACTACTTAGAATCACAAACATCTTTAGTCTCCTCTTGTTTTGTTTATCAGCCCCTTACCTTTCAATCCTGTCCTTGGCTCCCCTTCAAAAATCCTTTTCATGCTGGATTCAAGTCATTCTCTGACTGAAActgaacattttcagttttctgctgaaGGTGCACCAAGCTGAATGTTAAGGGAATTGAGAAAATATAGTAAATATATCCATGTAGGGCTTAGATATTATTGATAGCTGATTGTGATAAATAGAGTATTGTGGTAAGA belongs to Cuculus canorus isolate bCucCan1 chromosome Z, bCucCan1.pri, whole genome shotgun sequence and includes:
- the RIGI gene encoding LOW QUALITY PROTEIN: antiviral innate immune response receptor RIG-I (The sequence of the model RefSeq protein was modified relative to this genomic sequence to represent the inferred CDS: inserted 4 bases in 2 codons; deleted 2 bases in 2 codons; substituted 7 bases at 7 genomic stop codons), which encodes MQPVTAFPTASSVLPRAEASRNQPLWWVGPFLQVGLQFPFSHCPSVCFPWCRSGLAMTVAEKQSLQCYRXIEKTLNLIYILSNMMGFSLLEVMERVXKEEEKRVTVATALFLDAILQLETKGWLXAFLDTLVAADYTXLVEAIENWDFSELGELELHRQLLKWIEATMLEVDLIALVPYINTCLVERECDENLQVCLMVKSQYLPSAAAQKYCLPHLQNGLMPIYKAADSLPEGIHQSSPVYEPKKAWSYQSELAQPAIKGKNTLICAPIGSGKTSMALKICEHHFQNMPTGXKAKVVFPATKPPAYEQQRTVFKQHFERRGYSVQRVSGDTVANVSVEKVIRDSDIIVLTPQILVNSIXRQILPSFPIFSLIAFDECHHTAGNHLYSALMARYLEQKFDSSANQLPHLSSLLVKMNKCLFPPSLLDTVSQINKNDFGTQKYEEWIVATHKKCRLFQIADKEKESSIISTDLFICTEHLWKFNDALIRLLKXFFTNVKNGPYTDLEKQLTAKFQEKEPELTALFKDESNENSKPEELAGILDEAYQYNPQICILLFAKTRALVAALKKWLEANSLRSHIKPALLMGHGRRDEKTSMTLPMQKSVLSEFKTNKDSXLLIATSVADEGIDVSECNLVILYEXPVNVTKMIQVMEGQKCILVTRRTELVEAEKHNHHKEKMMNEAPEKIENWDETTSARKVCTAVEFSYSNLQV